CGATGTTGCGAACCTTGTTCAGGTCGCTGAGCACTTCCTGTGCCACTTAATCGCCTCGCAATTTCGCTAGAGAGCTGTTGGGTCTGAGGTGAGTCCGGCCGCGGCGACCCGAAGGCCGCCGCGGCCGGCAGTGATCACCAGCGGTAGTGCGCGAACGCCCGGTTGGCCTCGGCCATCTTGTGGGTGTCCTCGCGGCGCTTCACCGAAGCACCGAGGCCGTTGGAGGCGTCGAGCAGCTCGTTGGCCAGACGCTCCACCATCGTCTTCTCGCGACGCTGACGGCTGAAGGTCACGAGCCAGCGGAGCGCGAGGGTGTTCGCGCGGTTCGGCTTGACCTCGATCGGCACCTGGTAGGTGGCGCCACCGACGCGGCGGCTCTTCACCTCGAGGGTGGGCTTGACGTTGTCGAGCGCGCGCTTGAGGGTGACGACCGGGTCGGTGCCGGTCTTCTCGCGGGCCTGCTCGAGGGCGCCGTAGACGATGCGCTCGGCGGTCGACTTCTTGCCGTCCAGCAGGATCTTGTTGACCAGCTGGGTGACCAGCGGCGAACCGTAGACCGGGTCGTTGATCAGGGGGCGCTTGGGGTGCGGGTCCTTTACGTGGCATGACTTATCAGTTCCCCTTCTTCGCGCCGTAGCGGCTACGGGCCTGCTTGCGGTCCTTGACACCCTGGGGTGTCGAGCGAGCCGCGGATGATCTTGTAGCGCACACCCGGGAGGTCCTTCACACGACCGCCGCGGACGAGCACCATCGAGTGCTCCTGCAGGTTGTGGCCTTCACCGGGGATGTACGCGGTGACCTCGACCGAGCTGGTCAGACGCACGCGGGCGACCTTACGAAGAGCCGAGTTCGGCTTCTTGGGGGTGGTGGTGTAGACGCGGGTGCACACACCACGACGCTGCGGGCTCCCCTTGAGGGCCGCAGTCTTGGTCTTTGCAGCCTTGTCGTGACGGCCCTTGCGGACCAGCTGGTTGATAGTTGGCACTAGGTGTTCAGTCCTCTTTGTTGTCAGTTGTGGTTGGTGCTCCGGGCAAGCCCGCGGATCGGCTCTACACCGACTCCGGCGCGCTTCCACAACTCGCCCCACCAGCGCATTCGCACTGGTCAGTACATTTTCGCTACCCCGGGGTCGGGCGTGTCATACACTCGACAGCGGATTCGCTTGTCAGTCCCTCCTGCCGCCCCGCCCCGACTTCTCTTCGAAATCAGGACCGACTCGAGAGCCGTTGGCCGGGCATGCGGACTGGCCCAGCATGGGCCGGGCACCGACGATCCACTCTACCGATCGGGTTTGCACAGGTCAAAAAACGGATCCTCCGCGCGACCTGCAGGTGAACAGGTCGTGTGCGCTGGGGTCCGGCGACGCTGAGACATGGCATTACCTTGTCCACTCTTACACCCCTGGACCCGGCGCGTCGAGACTTCCGCGAACCGCAGCCCGACCGGTACCCGCCGACCCTCCGACATGGGCCCGGACCAGCGCGATCGACGCCGCGAAGGGACTGCCCGGATCCATCGACCGTCAGGTCGGGGAAGGTCTGGCCGCCGAACGCCGGTCCACGATCGTCGCCCGGCGTTCGCGGTTGTGGTCGGCCCATTCGTGGTGAGCATCACCCGGCGCGGGCGGCGCGTCGAACACGGCGCCGACGCCGGCCGTCGCGGCGATCGCGAGACTGCGTCAGTCCGGGGTCTGGGGCAGCTTGACCTTCGCGCCACCGGGTTTCGCCGGGTTCGACGGCGGCGGAACCACCGGCCCGATGTTTCCGTCGGGGGCCTCGTCGAGGTCGACGATGACCGGGGCGTGGTCGCTGGGCTTGCTGCCCTTGCGAGCCTTCCGGTCGATCCAGGCCGCTTCGACGTGGCCGGCGGCGGACTCCCCCGCCAGGATCAGATCGATCCGCATGCCCAGGTCCTTGTGGAACATTCCGGCACGGTAGTCCCAATAGCTGAAGACCCGGTCGTCCGGCCAGCGGTCACGGACGACATCGCGCAGGCCCAGCGCCGCGAACTCGGCGAGTGCGGCACGCTCCGGCGGGGTGACGTGCGTGTGCCCGGCGAAGGCGTCGGGATCGAACAGGTCCGCGTCGGCGGGCGCGATGTTCATGTCACCGCAGAGCAGCGTCGTCGACGGGTCGGCGACCGCCTTCGCGAGGGCGGCCAGCCATTCGAGCTTGTACGCGTAGTGATCGGAGTCGGGGCTACGGCCGTTGGGGACGTAGAGCGAGTGGATGCGCAGACCGCCACACACCGCGGACACCGCGCGCGCCTCGAGCGTCTCCGGCGTCGGGTAACCGGGCATGCCGTCGAAACCGACGCGCACATCGTCGAGCCCGACCCTCGAGAGCAGTGCGACACCGTTCCACTGACCCTGCCCCGCGTGCGCGATCTCGTAGCCGCGTTCGGCGAGATCGGCACCGAGAACCTCATGGAAGGCGTCATCGGAGAGCTTGGTCTCCTGCAGGCAGACGACGTCCGGGTGCCGTTCGTCGAGCCATGGGAGGAGGCGCGGAATCCGCTGTTTCACCGAGTTCACGTTCCAGGTCGCGACGCGCATGGGCCCACGGTAGTACGACGCACCGACGCCGATCCGACACGGCATCCGGGCTTTCCTTCGCCGGTGATGTGTGTCACGTTGGTCTCATCGACACTCTCCCGGCCCGTCCCGATCGAACGCCGCACCGCCCGGTCATCGAGCACTCGTGGCGTCGGTCGGCGCTGTCGGGAGTGCGGCCGGAGGACAACATCCCCGCGCGTCTGGGCGACATCGGATCCGCCGACCCTCTGCTCGACGCGGCGCGTCCCGTCCTCGACGACGCGGCGGCCCGGCTCGCCGACACCGACGTGTCACTGTTGCTCGTCGATCACGAGTGCCGGATGGTGACGCGGGTGGCGTTCGGGACCGCCGTCGAACGTCGCCTCGACGCGATCGGCGCGGCGCCCGGCGTCCCGTTCGGCGAGGACATGGTCGGGACCACTGCCCTCGGGACACCCGCGGAGACGCGCGGCGGGGTGATCGTCAACAGCTCCGAGCACTATCTCGAACAGTTCCGGTCGATCAGCTGCTTCGGACAGCCGATCATCCATCCCGCGACCCGGCGCCTGGCCGGGATCATCTGTATGTCCGAGATCGCCGACCGCATCAACCCTCTCGCGGTCCCGGTCGTCAACGGCATCGTGGCCGACATCGCCGACCGTCTGCTCGACCGGTCCCGCGCACACCAGCGCCGCGTGCTCGACGCCTTCCAACGCGCCGCCCCGCGCCGGGACGTCGCGGTGGCCGCGATCGGCGACGATCTGCAGCTCACCAATGCCCTGGCCGCCGAACTGCTCTCCCCCACCGACATCGGTGCGCTCCGGGCGATCGCCACCGACCCGGCGCTGCGGGCGACGACGCTGCCGTTGACGCTCGTCTCGGGCGCGTCGGTCGAGATCGCCGTCGAACCCGTGGCCGGTACCCGGGGGGCCGCACTGTTCCGCTTTCGCCCCCTGATCACACCCACTCCGACCCGCCCGGCCCCGGTCCGGCCGTCGTCGACGACCGTCGCGGTGTCCGGTGAACCCGGCACCGGACGCACGACGCTGGCGCTCGAGTTGGCGGCAGAAGCCTCGGACACCGAGGCCGGCGACCTGGAGACAGGCGGCACCGAGGCGGTCGACACCGAGTTCAGGGCGGTCATCGTCGACGTCGCCGACGAGCTGATCAACGGCCGGCAGGTGGACATCACCACCGCCCTCGCGCGAGCCAGATCGTCGGGCGTCCCCCTGGTCATCGACGGTGTGGACCTGCTCGACGACCGGTCGATCGCGCTGCTCACCCGCGCCACGGTATCGACGCCGGCAGCGTCTCCCCTGATCCTCGTCAGCGGTCCTCGCGCGCAGGCGTCACCCGCGGTCGCCGCTCTGCTCGGCCGGTGTGCGAGACGCGTCGATCCCGCGCCGCTGCGCCACCGCACCTCGGAGCTCGCGGCCATCGCGAGCGGAGTCGTCGGTGACATCGATCCGGAACTCACCCTGTCCGGGCCGGCGACCGATGCCCTGCTCAGCCAGGACTGGCCGGGCAACTTCACCGAGCTGATCGCGGTTCTGCGGCAGGCCGCGGCAGCGTGCCGGGGTCGAATGGCACGGGTGGTCGAGGCGGCCGATCTCCCGTCTGGCTATCGGACGACGAGTCGGGCGGCCCATCTGTCGGGGCGGGAGCAGGCCGAGCGCGCCGCGATCGTCGACGCCCTCGACCGTGCCGGCGGCAACAAGGTCCACGCCGCGCGGGACCTCGGGATCAGTCGCACCACGTTGTACGCGCGGATGCGAGCCCTCGGGATCTAGGTTCGCGATGTGGCCGAGCCGGACATCAGTCGACGAGCGGGTCAGCGAGGGTCTGCCGGGCGAGCGCGGCGATGAGGTCGGTCTGGGTGACGATGCCGACCAGCAGATCCCCGTCGAGCACGGGGACAGCGTCACAGTCGCTGCCGGCGAGCATGGGGAGCACCGCGGTCACCGGGGCGTCGGGAGACGCGATCGGCAGGGTCGTGTCCATGACGTCGGCCGCGGTCAGGACGCTCCCGTCCCGGCGCAACAGCCGGCCGAACATGCGGTCCGAACCGCGTCGTGCCGAACCCCCGCGTAGCCGGGAGACGAGATGGATCTGGAAGACGACACCCAGGAACCGACCGCCGCGCGTCACCACGGGCAGCGAGGTGAACCGGTGGGTGTCGAACATCTGGGCCAGTTCGGTGAGGGTCGAGTCCGGCCCCACCGTCACGAGGTCCCGGGACATGACGTCACCGGCGACGAGCGGGTCGGCGCGGTGCCCGGCGACCTGCAGTTCGGCGGCCCCGATGAGTCGCGCGAGGTCGGCGACCCCGAGGTTGAGGGACTGGCTGTACCGGTCGAGGATGTCGGTCAACTCGGTTTCATCCAGACCGATCCGCGCGGTGGCCGACGACTCGTCGTCGAACCGGCGAGCCGGGTACCGGCGGCCGGTCACGCGTGCGTAGACCGCGGCGAGCGCGACCAGCGCGATCGTGCCGACGGCAACGGGCGCCAGGGCGAACCGGAATCCGAGAGCGTGGACCAGGTCCGGACTGAGTCCGGCGGTCATCGCGACCGCACCGCCGGGTGGATGCACCGCACGACACAGCACCATGGCCACCACCGCCACACCGACCGCGAGCGGGACCCGCAGCTGACCCGGCGAGACCAGCAGGGTCACCGCGACGCCCGCGAACGCCGACACGGTGTTGCCGATCACCGCCGACCACGGCTGGGCGAGCGGACTGTTGGGCGCGGCGAACAACAGCACGGCCGACGCACCGAACGGCGCGATCAGGAACAGGCCCGTCGTCAGGTCGGTACCGGACGTCGCGAGTACGAGTCCGACGAGCGCGAGGCCCAGGGCCGAGCCGACCCCGGCACGTGCCGCTTCACGCGGCGACACCGATGCCCCCGACGGGCCCCACGCCTGCAGCGCACCGCGGAGACGATCGGTCATGCGCGCTGCCATCGGGTCCCTCTCGGTGAACGGGCGGCCGTCGCCACCCCCGGACACGCTAGCGACGACGCATCGCGAACTTTTCCCGCCCTCCTGCTCACCGCAGCCGTTCAGGACAAAACGGACTGTTCAGTTTCTGGACACGGCGACCACTCCGATAGGTGGCAGAAATGAGTCAGGTCACAGCTATGACCCAGGTCACCCCTGACCGTCTCATCTCGACCGCTCGATCCGACCCCGACGTCGAGCGCTTCACCAGGAGGTATTCATGACCGCAGTCGCCACCGAACTGCTGCCGAAGGTCCGCGACTTCATCGGCTCTGACCGTCCGATGCTGATCGGCGGTGAGTGGGTGTCGTCGGCGTCAGGTCGCACCTTCGAGACCATCGACCCCGCCACCGGCCGTCCCCTCACCTCGGTTGCTCACGGCGACGCCACCGACATCGACCGCGCGGTCCGCGCCGCCCGCGAGGCCTTCGGCGCCGGCCCGTGGTCGCGGATGAAGCCGAACGAACGCGAACGGCTGCTCTGGCGCGTCGGCGATCTGCTCACCGAACGGGCCGCCGAGTTCGGTCAGCTCGAAGCACTCGACAACGGCAAGGCTGCGACCATCGCCGCCGCCGTCGACACCGCCTGGTCCGCCGACATCTTCCGCTACAACGCGGGCCTGGCCACCAAGATCACCGGTTCCACGGTCGACGTGTCGATGCCCTTCGTGCCGGGCGGCGAGTTCCACGCCTACACCCTTCGCGAGCCGGTCGGCGTGTGCGGGCTGATCGTCCCGTGGAACTTCCCGCTGCTGATGGCCGCCTTCAAGCTCGCGCCGGCGCTGGCCGCGGGCAACACCGTCATCCTCAAGCCCGCCGAGCAGACACCGCTCACCGCCCTGTTGCTCGGCGAGATCTTCGACGAGGCCGGGTTCCCGCCGGGTGTGGTCAACATCGTCACCGGTTACGGCGAGGCCGGAGCAGCCCTCGCCGCCCACGACGACGTCGACAAGATCGCCTTCACCGGTTCCACCGAGGTCGGCAAGAAGATCGTCGAGGCGGCCAAGGGCAACCTCAAGAAGGTGTCGCTCGAACTGGGCGGCAAGAGCCCCAACATCGTCTTCGCCGACGCCGATTTCGAGAAGGCGGTCGCCGGCTCGGTGGCCGCGTGGATGTTCAATCACGGCCAGTGCTGCGTGGCCGGCACCCGACTCTACGTCGAACGCCCCATCTTCGACGACTTCACCGCGGCGGTCGCCGAGGCGGCATCCCAGGCGAAGATCGGGCCGGGCCTCGATCCCGCCACCGAGCTCGGTCCGCTGGTGAGTCAGGAACAGTTCGACCGCGTTTCCGGTTATCTCGCGGCCGGAATCGCCGACGGAGCTCGTGCGCTGACCGGCGGAAAGCGTTGGGGCGACGAGGGATTCTTCATCGAGCCGACGGTGTTCGTCGACGTCGAACCGGACTTCTCCATCGTGCGGGAGGAGATCTTCGGACCGGTCGTCGCCGCGCTGCCCTTCGACGCCGACACCGGGGTCGCGGCCGCCGCGAACGACTCCATCTACGGACTCGCCGCGGGCATCTGGACCACCGACCTGTCGAAGGCCCATCGGACGGCCCGGCAGATCAAGGCCGGTTCGGTCTGGGTCAACCAATACAACGGCTTCGACACCGCGATGCCCTTCGGCGGCTACAAGCAGTCCGGCTGGGGCCGCGAACTCGGTTCCTCGGCGATCGACCTCTACACCCCAGACGAAGGCCGTGAACATCGCGCTCTGACCGGTTCCCACTCCACCCCAGAATTCCCCTAGTGCAAAGGAGCACGACATGACACTCACCACCAAGGCCGCCGTTCTGACCGCCCCCGGAAAGCCTTTCGAGATCGTCGAACTCGACCTCGACGA
The sequence above is drawn from the Gordonia rubripertincta genome and encodes:
- a CDS encoding exodeoxyribonuclease III: MRVATWNVNSVKQRIPRLLPWLDERHPDVVCLQETKLSDDAFHEVLGADLAERGYEIAHAGQGQWNGVALLSRVGLDDVRVGFDGMPGYPTPETLEARAVSAVCGGLRIHSLYVPNGRSPDSDHYAYKLEWLAALAKAVADPSTTLLCGDMNIAPADADLFDPDAFAGHTHVTPPERAALAEFAALGLRDVVRDRWPDDRVFSYWDYRAGMFHKDLGMRIDLILAGESAAGHVEAAWIDRKARKGSKPSDHAPVIVDLDEAPDGNIGPVVPPPSNPAKPGGAKVKLPQTPD
- a CDS encoding sigma-54-dependent Fis family transcriptional regulator, which encodes MCHVGLIDTLPARPDRTPHRPVIEHSWRRSALSGVRPEDNIPARLGDIGSADPLLDAARPVLDDAAARLADTDVSLLLVDHECRMVTRVAFGTAVERRLDAIGAAPGVPFGEDMVGTTALGTPAETRGGVIVNSSEHYLEQFRSISCFGQPIIHPATRRLAGIICMSEIADRINPLAVPVVNGIVADIADRLLDRSRAHQRRVLDAFQRAAPRRDVAVAAIGDDLQLTNALAAELLSPTDIGALRAIATDPALRATTLPLTLVSGASVEIAVEPVAGTRGAALFRFRPLITPTPTRPAPVRPSSTTVAVSGEPGTGRTTLALELAAEASDTEAGDLETGGTEAVDTEFRAVIVDVADELINGRQVDITTALARARSSGVPLVIDGVDLLDDRSIALLTRATVSTPAASPLILVSGPRAQASPAVAALLGRCARRVDPAPLRHRTSELAAIASGVVGDIDPELTLSGPATDALLSQDWPGNFTELIAVLRQAAAACRGRMARVVEAADLPSGYRTTSRAAHLSGREQAERAAIVDALDRAGGNKVHAARDLGISRTTLYARMRALGI
- a CDS encoding HPP family protein, whose protein sequence is MAARMTDRLRGALQAWGPSGASVSPREAARAGVGSALGLALVGLVLATSGTDLTTGLFLIAPFGASAVLLFAAPNSPLAQPWSAVIGNTVSAFAGVAVTLLVSPGQLRVPLAVGVAVVAMVLCRAVHPPGGAVAMTAGLSPDLVHALGFRFALAPVAVGTIALVALAAVYARVTGRRYPARRFDDESSATARIGLDETELTDILDRYSQSLNLGVADLARLIGAAELQVAGHRADPLVAGDVMSRDLVTVGPDSTLTELAQMFDTHRFTSLPVVTRGGRFLGVVFQIHLVSRLRGGSARRGSDRMFGRLLRRDGSVLTAADVMDTTLPIASPDAPVTAVLPMLAGSDCDAVPVLDGDLLVGIVTQTDLIAALARQTLADPLVD